A segment of the Aptenodytes patagonicus chromosome 3, bAptPat1.pri.cur, whole genome shotgun sequence genome:
TAGCAATTTATTCTATACCCTTAAGCTTACCTtactagcagaaaaaaaagtttctctgccTGCCTTTGCCAAGCTGAGGGCTCAGATTATTATGCAATCAAGCGTTTCAAGGAGACTTAAATGAGGAGCAAAAACTGCTGGCAAATTTAGACACACTGTGAAATGCTATGTAAAATTCCGAAGTAGCAAATGGAAATTTTACATTCTTACCAGCTTCTTGTTTGCTGATGAAACCCCAAACCCCTACTAGCTGTAGGTGCGCATGTATTAGAGGTAAattagtttttgcttttttggggtGTAGGTAACCTCTGTTTTTAGGCTACTAACTTGCACATTCTTCATCTGAAAGTAGTTTGCATTTTTATGAGATCAAGAACTTGATAGAAAGAAGGctaaaaatctgtcattttttttctctttccagataTGAGAAATGAGTGTTGGACGCAGAAGATTAAAGCTGCTGGGAATTCTGATGAtggtaaacatttttatttatgtgaTTGTGGAAGTCTCAAAAAGTGGCAACCAAGAGAAGAATGCAAAAGGCCATGTTATTATACCACGCAGCAAATTCTGGAGAAAATATACTCCTCACAAAGCTTATTGGAACAAACAGCAACAGAAGCTTGAACTGCTGTACAACCCTATTCTGACCTTGCTTTCCAATATGACTGTGGAAGAGAACTTAGTTTCAAACTCGAGTGTTCTCAGTTCCTGTGACCCTGACCCGTGGGTACCTTCAGAGGTTAGTGACTTTGCAAACTTGCCAGACAGATTCAAAGACTTTCTACTTTATTTGAGATGTAgaaattattcattattaatgGATCAGCCAAACAAGTGCAAACATAAACCTTTTCTGCTGCTGGCTATTAAGTCACTTACACCCCATTTTGACAGAAGGCAAGCAATTAGGGAGTCCTGGGGCAAGGAAATAAAATCGGGGGATGTGACAGTCAAAAGGGTCTTCTTACTTGGACAGACCCCACCAGAGGATAATTTTCCTGATCTTTCAGACATGATAAAATTTGAGAGTGAAACCCACCAAGACATTCTCCTCTGGAACTACAGAGACACTTTCTTTAATTTAACTCTGAAAGAGGTGCTGTTTCTTAAGTGGGTCAGCAGCAGTTGCGCAGATGTCCAGTTTATTTTTAAGGGTGATGATGATGTTTTTGTGAATACCCATCAGATCCTGGATTACTTGAAGAGCTTATCGAAGGATAAAGCCAAAGACTTATTTATAGGCGATGTGATCAAAGATGCTGGAcctcacagagaaaaaaaattgaagtactACATCCCAGAAAGCGTTTATGAAGGTTCATATCCTCCATACGCAGGAGGTGGTGGGTTTCTGTACTCTGGTGATCTGGCATTAAGACTGAATAATGCATCTGACCAGGTACTCCTTTACCCTATTGATGATGTTTATACTGGAATGTGCCTTCAGAAGCTTGGGCTTGCTCCGGAAAAACACAAAGGCTTCAAAACATTTGATATcgaagagaaatacagaaataacatATGTTCCTACACAAACTTAATGTTAGTACATAGTAGAAAACCTCAAGAAATGATTAAGATTTGGACACGCTTGCAAGATCCACACTTAAATTGTTAAAGTAACATGCATAAGTGTCTTAAGTCCAAATAACTTTCCAAGTTTGGGTCTGACTTTCTTGGTGGACCATTGAAGCTCTGTATAATAGTTTAATTTTCTCTGGAAACTTTCTCCtgtacttctgaaaatgagaaTAATACTAAAATTTGAGGGGATGGCTTGAAGACTTGGTCCTGACTTTTCCACTGTCCTGGTGGTCATTATGTTTCAATCTTtgtcttaaattaattttaaaaaggacttcAAGGATGTAACTAGCTGTCAGTGACTGGTTAGCTGTATTGGAAACAGGGATTGCCTACTACAATGCATCTTTCATTAATTGTGATGGTGGAAGATAATTTTTCCTTGAGTAGTgtttgtgtgtgggtgtgtggaaACCACTGTAAATTGAAAAGTCACAAATTGGAGGAATATAGTTTTACTTTAAGTATGAAACACTCTCTTATGGAGACTTTAactattgaatttttttaatttatagttttCAGTCTTTTTGCACCCTGGAACAATATTTTCTCCTTTACTTATGATCTTTTGTGCAAAGCGTGCCTGTGTGTGAAGGATTTACTGTTATATTAGAtgatgcttttttaataaaaaaagcataataCTGTTTGAAACACCCCATTGAAGAGCTGAATAtgtaaggaaaaggaagaacagattttGTTTGGGGCTGGGCAGTAGGTACAGTTAGGTCTGCCCCCTGCACCAAGCTTATGTGAGGTAAAGCTGACTTGTTGCTCATGTTATTTAGGTGAAAAGCTACTCTGGTCAgtccttgttttctgttttggcactAAATGTGATCAGGTAGCTTGATTTGATACAAATAATGGAAATTGCACATTGCTTACGAGAGCATGGTTTGGATCTCCTATAAAGCAGTAGCAAATCTAGAACTGTGCAGATCCTAAGAGTTTTGAATTTTGAAACAAACTTTGAAGTTGCATGATGTCTCATGTAGAGTTAAACCTGTTCTCAAaactcagatttttcttctgtatttccgCATCTTGCTTATAAGAGTTATTCTAAATAGTGGTTGCTTCCTTTGTATATGTAGAAGTGCCTGTCTATTTATTGTTCAGATTGAAgaccaaaacattttcttaaatatattttgtgtAACATTTTATTTGTATAGTGTTGTCACTCAGATATTTAAATAGAGCATGATATTTTAAATCTGTGAGATGTGTAACATGTTAAATAAAGCTGTtatttttgaatttgaaaaataaaatgtgatttaaatatttcttgtaaTGCTTAATTTGTGGCATAATGTTGACTTACAGAGCAGTTGCACTCTACTGCGTGGCATTCAGTATCAACACGTTTCAGATGTTCAGAAGCAAAAGGCTTTGTTCAGCAACTTTCTCTAACGCTTATGTAGTAGACTATCAAGAAAATGTTGCAATTGTGCATGGATTTATTAAATTCTGTGCTGGATGGACAACTCTGGCAAAAGGAAGGGAACATTAAGTGCCCCAGTAAAAACAGTACGTACAGAAATAATTACCTGTACAATAACACTGCTTGTACAATTGAAAGGAGTCAAGGAATGGATTAAATGGCTGGCACTTcagtttttgtttgaaataacttGGCAGATACAACTCCTTTGGCTTCTTCACCTGCTTTCTTGTTCCTTCGTTTACCTTGAAGAACAGAtgtggtgcttttttttgtttggggagaGGTGAAGTCTTCTGGTCTTCCACCTTTCTGTTCTGTAGATGTTCACTGTCAACCCCCAGGATAGATAGATTAAAGACAGACTGTGCTCTGGCATTGTGCCATGAGGTTTGGCCCCTGTGCCTTGTCATTCCTCATGAGAAATTATACCTTTCTGAAGGAGCTGCAGGTTTTACTGTACATGTGTTACTTCCTACTCTGTTCTTCCTAGCCATGCTAAGCACCctgtttctttctaaatattAGTGGGATTTTTGTCAAGTTTGGGCcaagtgaaagaaaagaagttaCGCTGATGATGGGGAATGCAAGTAGAGATGTGATGTTAAGAGTCTTCATGGActagagagagaggaaaaggagggtACTGTGAGTGAGCAGAGCCATGGGGGAGAGGGACACGGGAGAGGCCACTGAGCACTAAACATGGTGATGAGTTCCAGGGAAGGATCAAACACAAACAAGAGCAGGTTGCAGAAACAAAGGGACAGGAAAAGAGCCCAAGAATTAAATCTTATGAGTAAGATGGGGTGGAGTGCACATGTGATATTAACCTGTTAGTGAAATGGGTGGGATTGGTGGAGTGCCAGCATTAATTATTTACTTCATACCCTTCCTGTAACCATGAGATTAAAAACAGGCCTTTTGTATAGGACACAACTGAGAATAAGGAAAAACAGGCTGAGTGGTACTTGCCGAGGATAAATGCTGTGAGAAAGCATCTACCCACCTTCTGAAGTgactagagaagagaaagaagggagagaaaaaggctgAGCGGGTGGCCCCAGTGGGCTAAATAGGTAAAAGGTACTGGAGAAGAAATTAGACTAGTTGTTTACTCTGGGTGTGGAGAAGCACTGGTGACTGTACTGTCCGGTTGGGTCTCTGGTCCACTCCCTTGGAGAAAGAATTGTCTTGACAAAGAAGTGGGAGCGTGTGGAGTAAAGAGTAAGTGAAATAAATAAGAACAGAGATAAGGAAACAGAAtgcaacaaaaagaaacaacGTGATGGGAACAGGATTTGGGGACAGTTgggaagagaagatgaaaagtctttaaaaagcaGACACAGTATTAAGTTGTTGTAtctgggtttgtttggttgtgtgttttggggttgtttttttttttggatgccAGTTCCTGGTGTGTGGAGCATTGCTTGAGTACTAAGTActttaaatgaaaagtgaaagTAACATAATTAaatcaggatctttttttttttaatatggactGATTTCCTATGAAGTAAATTTAGAGTTGAGGAAACAATGAGCAAAACTGGTAActactataaaataaataaatatatgaatgACTTCTTTGGAATTACTTAGTGAAAAGTGATCTGGGAAATATAGGGAGctaaagattgttttttttttttttcttaaatgtaagGGAGAGGAAAGTCTACTAAgatgaaagcatgagaaaattTGACTACAATGAGAATAATGgaatttgaaaactgaaataagagGTGTTTAGATGAGTTGGTTGAATGTGGATGCAgtctttatttgttttccttccctcaaTACAGCAGGGAAAATGAAGTGCTTCTGTGATTAAATGACGTTGCATCAGGGTAAGCCATTAGAATCCATTAGCTTGTTTGTATAAAGGCTCAGTCCTTTGCTTCTAAATCCAGTTGGGAGGAGGAAATATAGGCCTTTGGATAAGGAAGGTAAATGAGCTATAATTAATGCACAAATTATAATGTTTATCTTCTAGAGGATGGAGTcccttttttctaaataaaatactttctgcCAGTCAGTTACTTGGACTGTATGCACTTACACTTGGATCCCTTCTCCCCCTAcccagttttattttgttaaataacaaattttgttaaatttttggCTTGAGTGAGATGTAGCACTTGACAGGACTGGTGCTAACAGAATTCCTGAcaatcctttctgcttttcagtgttgGAAGCACTGAAAGCCAAACTTGAAAAGAGTTTTGGCTGGAGAATACAAGAAAGATGCAGACTAGAATTTAGTAAAACTTCTGCGTTACGTATGCAATTCAACAAGGATACACATGCAGGTAATTCTTAATTTTGGGCTTTGTGATGCGGTAATGAGCAATCTAGCTCTTAACTGGTGTGGCTGTTGTGCTGATCTAGCTTACAGTAAGCAGTTTACTCCCTGAAATATGTCCTCCTTTCTGTTCCGGCTTATTACACCTCATATGCATAAGATTTCCACTGTAGTTGTATTTGCCTGAGGGCACGAATCCAAATGAGTTCATGTCTACACTGAACTGTTTCCTCCTCACATAATAATTGTGAAACCAACTTAGCAAGCAAAtagggctgggagagctgcttaATGGATCCCTTTTACAGACAATAATGCATGAAGGTGGTCTGAAAGGAGGAATGTCAATCAGCATGAGCACAAAACATCACTCTTCAAATTCTCTTCAGCCTCTTCCTCAAACTTTTTAAAGCTGTTGCCCTGTTCCTTGCTGGATGAAGATGAGAACAGGAGTGAGAGTGAGAACTTAGTAAAGCAAGCACAGTTCTGGAAGCCAAGTCATGGCCAACAAGCCCCACGCTATGCAGAGGGAGACATCTGCTAGTGGTTTTCCCAAGAAGGAAAGTTGAATAAAGACAGGGTTGGAAAGAGCCAGTCTTGATCTTAACCTCACAGGAACATTCTGATGTCTTGTTTTCCAGTAGCTCCACACCATCTTACAAACTGTATGCTGAGAGATCTAAGCAAATTTTCTAAATGTCAGGGGTGATGAAATACTGTGTAggtcagtttttcttttcttttgttgtgctCAGACCAGGTCTTTGGTTGCTAATCCCAGTTTATAATATTTGTATTGGCCCAGCCTGCTCAAAGTAGTGTTTAAACAACTCTGGCTAGACTCTGCCGAGGGATGGCTGAACAGCACCTCATGGAGTTTGCACGCCATCTGTTTCAAAAGATCTACAGTCTCTTTTCATTTGTCAATGAAAACATTTGTACCCTGTCTAACATCTGACTGTACAAGGTGAGTTGGACCTAAGCTGGTATTCATGTGTCAGCCTTCACTTCAAGGTCTGTTAACATTTATGTAAGTACAGAACAAACCTGTGTGATCTCAAATGTTGCTCTGTTTTCCGTATTTGTGTGCTGTTGCAGttacctctctcttttttttttttttttttttttttttttttttttttttaaattgccctCCAGTCTAAGGACTTCAGACCATGAGTTACATGCTTATAACTCGGCAcccttccctgctgcaggggctggggccCTTGGCAGCATGCAGCATCTTTGCTCTCTGAAGAACTGTGGAGGGAGGCCTCAAAACTTGCCCATGTCAGATTATAGCCCAAATTTTCTGTTCAGGTCAGCAGTAGCATGTCTAGTATGTGTTATGATAGCAGAGGCCTGACAAGTGTCACTCAGTTCTGACCTTAGGTGTATTGGGATGTCAGTTTTGTGATGGCACAAAGGGAGTTCATTCAGCCCTGAAGGACAACAAAGAGATGGGATCTCTGCTTTTGGGATCTTTCCTGTTGCTGTTGGTTGAGTTCTGTAAAGTTACTGATCTTAGGTCAGGCCCTTCTCTCCATCTTACCCTGCTCTCTTCTGAGAGGGGGATTCATACGAATACTGAATTTCTTGTCAAAGATTTATCAAGACAGAAATTTGCACAATCTCCAATTTTATAGGGAGAAAATTCCCAATCAGTCCTCTAATGTCTAGGCTCCTTGACTTACCTCTGCTTGACCTGTATCACTCTTTCCATTCTTTGCTGCTGAACTCCCTATCTAAAGGCATCCATCTTTCTTGCCTTCTTGTTGTCATGTCTTTGTCCCCTCTATCCCGTGTTGTCTCGGCTGTTGCTGGAGATGAAGTGCTTCCCTCTCCAGAAGTGCTTCCCTCTCCAGTAAACCTCAAGGTttactgagaaacagaaacacttCTTTGGATTCACTGGAACGGATGGCTATTCCCCTCTCTAGCAGATGGATTTTTGGTTCCCTCGGACTGAATAGTCTTAAGGTACTTGATTTTTGTGGCTTCGGTGACAGACCCTTGGACTATGGAGGAAAGAGACAGTTTGGACAGTGTTCACTGGGAATTAACCTGggaattcagcttttaaaaaaaccccagaaattgcTGACTTCTATCAGAGCCTCATTCAAACTGTTTCAAACAGTGGAGTAAGTGTGTGTGGGAAGTGCTGAGCTGCAAATCAAGCTGTAAACTTTATGGTTTTGAAGTTAGCTTTCCTACTGTCGCTGCCATCgtcatttctttaaacaaaactgcTCTGGGCAGATCTGGAGAGAGTTTCTACAAGGGTTAGAAATAATCTCTAAATATCCCCTGTTAGCTTTTAAAGCCAAAGGCTGCAGCTTAGTATTTGTTCCGGCTGTGTTTTTGTgtccttttcccctcttcctccatccctctgGCTAAATTTtgactgaattttgctttttgctgtttctgctgtgCGAGGGGGTTGTACATGATTCATTCATTTGTGTTTCCTCATGTGGCTGAAATGtcatctgttttttccccactactCCTACCACCACCACTGATACTCCTCCTCCAGAAAATTCAATTATCTCATGATGgtctgaattttgtcttttttggggTTATGCTGGCAGAATGCATGTGTGATGAGTATTTGAAAGCCCTCCGTAAAACCTGTGACTCCCTTTTAAGAAGACAAGCCTTTCATTTGTACAGTAAAATTGAGTTGTAACTTCAGAAAACAATGTCATCCTTCAAGTCAcctctttcctgttttcttacgTATAGGATCACTCAGTTTCTTAATGTTTTTGTTATATTTCAGGCTCTTATTTTCCTGGTATCCTGTAACATTAGATTGTGAGCTGTTGTGATAGAGCTGGAAACAGTCATGGGATTTATGTTTGGTCTATATAACTACTCGGCCAAGTAGGGAGGCTAGCATCTGTCAACTCTTTACAGAAGTCAAACCTGAAAGCTCATCTTATGAGTAGAGGCAAGATTAAAAACATCCAAATTTAGACCAAAATTTTACTGAGATTTGAAATATTCTTCAATAACATTATTGAAGAAAATAGAAGCACGTTTATGTACCTAGAGACcccttgtgtttttcttttccaaaatctgCATCACAGTTTGCATTTCTTATTGTCCCATATTCAAACatatacaaataattaaaaaaaaaaagggggggaataCATGACAAAAATCCCCACTACAGACGTTGCAAAAGCTTTCACGTAAGCAACAGCCAGGGTTGCTAATAGCCTAAGCTGAAGGAACAAATGACCTCTTGCTAAGATGGATCCCCTGTTATGCACAGTGTGAAGCGTGAGGGAATATTTT
Coding sequences within it:
- the B3GNT2 gene encoding N-acetyllactosaminide beta-1,3-N-acetylglucosaminyltransferase 2, with the protein product MSVGRRRLKLLGILMMVNIFIYVIVEVSKSGNQEKNAKGHVIIPRSKFWRKYTPHKAYWNKQQQKLELLYNPILTLLSNMTVEENLVSNSSVLSSCDPDPWVPSEVSDFANLPDRFKDFLLYLRCRNYSLLMDQPNKCKHKPFLLLAIKSLTPHFDRRQAIRESWGKEIKSGDVTVKRVFLLGQTPPEDNFPDLSDMIKFESETHQDILLWNYRDTFFNLTLKEVLFLKWVSSSCADVQFIFKGDDDVFVNTHQILDYLKSLSKDKAKDLFIGDVIKDAGPHREKKLKYYIPESVYEGSYPPYAGGGGFLYSGDLALRLNNASDQVLLYPIDDVYTGMCLQKLGLAPEKHKGFKTFDIEEKYRNNICSYTNLMLVHSRKPQEMIKIWTRLQDPHLNC